One window of Silurus meridionalis isolate SWU-2019-XX chromosome 9, ASM1480568v1, whole genome shotgun sequence genomic DNA carries:
- the sirt7 gene encoding NAD-dependent protein deacetylase sirtuin-7 produces the protein MASQTQPNGLSRAERKALEKAKLVQKETQRNNFKLVGRILKKAECERTEEEHALLKGHEDTVQELSKRQARRNILKRKQEELFDDEEDLRTKVKQLAEAMRQARHVVIYTGAGISTAASIPDYRGPNGVWTQLQKGRAIRYTDLSEAEPTLTHMCIQMLHKVKMVQHVVSQNCDGLHLRSGLPRHALSELHGNMFIEVCVSCSPVREVIRLFDVTERTALHRHATGRRCAHCRGELRDTIVHFGERGTLEQPLNWKGAAKAAEQADLILCLGSSLKVLKKYACLWCMNKTAAKRANLYIVNLQWTPKDDLATLKIHGKCDDVMRLLMKELGVEIPTYNRFEDPIFSSATSLRPDEEDSHSRKTLVPPAAMEVSNSDSTVQADEAGVQGGWFGRGYSKARKKRKTT, from the exons ATGGCGTCACAAACACAGCCAAACGGACTCTCTAGAGCAGAGAGAAAAGCTCTTGAAAAGGCGAAACTAGTTCAGAAAGAGACCCAGAGAAATAACTTTAAATTG GTGGGCAGGATCTTAAAGAAAGCCGAATGCGAGCGAACAGAAGAAGAACACGCTTTACTTAAAGGGCATGAAGATACTGTGCAAGAGCTGAGCAAACGTCAGGCTCGAAGAAACATCCTGAAACGGAAACAGGAAGAG CTCtttgatgatgaggaggatctGAGAACCAAGGTGAAGCAGCTGGCGGAAGCAATGCGTCAGGCTCGCCATGTTGTCATTTACACAGGAGCCGGGATCAGCACG GCTGCTTCCATCCCCGATTACAGAGGGCCTAACGGAGTGTGGACACAATTACAGAAAGGGCGTGCTATCAG GTACACGGACCTCAGTGAAGCAGAACCAACTCTGACTCACATGTGTATCCAGATGTTACACAAGGTTAAAATG GTTCAACATGTGGTCTCTCAGAACTGTGACGGTCTTCACTTGCGCTCTGGGCTTCCCAGACACGCCCTGTCTGAGCTGCATGGGAACATGTTCATCGAG gtgtgtgtgtcgTGCTCTCCGGTTCGCGAGGTGATTCGTCTGTTCGATGTGACGGAGCGCACGGCGCTGCACAGACACGCTACAGGTCGGCGGTGCGCTCACTGCAGAGGGGAGCTGAGGGACACCATAGTGCACTTCGGTGAGAGAGGCACCCTGGAGCAGCCATTAAACTGGAAAGGTGCGGCAAAGGCCGCAGAACAGGCAGATCTCATCCTTTGTCTCGGCTCCAGTTTAAAG GTCCTGAAGAAGTACGCATGCTTGTGGTGCATGAATAAAACAGCTGCTAAGAGAGCAAACCTATACATCGTCAATCTTCAG TGGACACCAAAAGATGACCTGGCCACTCTGAAAATACATGGGAAGTGCGATGATGTGATGCGGCTCCTGATGAAAGAGTTGGGAGTTGAAATTCCAACCTACAACAG ATTTGAGGATCCCATCTTCAGCTCAGCCACATCACTCAGACCGGATGAAGAGGACAGTCACAGCCGTAAAACTTTAGTACCCCCTGCTGCCATGGAGGTCTCTAATTCCGATTCAACGGTTCAAGCTGATGAGGCAGGAGTACAGGGTGGGTGGTTTGGACGGGGTTATTCCAAAgcaaggaagaaaagaaaaactacaTAG
- the rbbp9 gene encoding serine hydrolase RBBP9 — translation MPVKKVVIVPGNGAGDVQHSNWYGWTNKQINRIPGVCSELRNMPDPVIARESVWLPFMEKELQCDEETLIIGHSSGAAAAMRYSETHKVFAIILVGAYTSDLGDDNERKSGYFSRPWEWEKIRANVNHIVQFGSTDDPFLPWEEQQEVADKLKTELHRYTDHGHFQNTHFPELINAIQNLIKSG, via the exons ATGCCTGTAAAGAAAGTGGTTATAGTCCCAGGTAATGGAGCAGGAGATGTTCAACACAGTAACTGGTATGGCTGGACCAATAAACAGATTAATCGG atacCCGGTGTGTGTAGTGAGTTGAGGAACATGCCAGATCCAG TTATTGCGAGAGAGAGCGTATGGCTGCCGTTCATGGAGAAGGAGTTGCAGTGTGATGAGGAGACACTGATTATTGGTCACAGCTCAGGAGCTGCTGCTGCTATGAG GTACAGCGAGACACACAAGGTATTCGCTATCATCTTAGTGGGTGCCTACACTTCGGACCTGGGAGATGACAACGAGAGGAAGAGCG GGTATTTCAGTCGTCCATGGGAGTGGGAGAAGATCAGAGCTAACGTGAACCATATCGTCCAGTTCGGCTCCACAGATGACCCTTTCCTACCGTGGGAGGAGCAGCAGGAAGTAGCAGATAAACTGAAGACAGAACTTCACAGATATACAGATCATGGACActttcaaaacacacatttcccaGAGCTCATTAATGCTATACAGAACCTGATCAAATCTGGATAA